One Paraburkholderia dioscoreae DNA segment encodes these proteins:
- a CDS encoding N-acetylmuramoyl-L-alanine amidase produces MSRKMLIKPFRSIESAATATHNWRRRQILRAGASTLVLGLVAPRLAWASSVLGVRVWPARDYTRVTIESDQPLQNAQQLLQGPDRLVVDLSGLDLDQALKDLVSKITPNDPQIQSVRVGQYQPHVVRMVFDLKGSVKPQVFTLPPVGAYKYRLVFDLYPAVAPDPLMDLLAQTERKQQTLNEENSAPPPATLSGPGTTPPTADNSEAFFERYAQNSGSGSAPSVPRPTAHVTPTPAPPILGKPATPTAPVAPPTAIARNKGNSGNSGNSASTLGADDAASDDTYAFTTPKSGKSNTVRLLTVAIDPGHGGEDPGAIGGSGTYEKHVALDIAKKLRAKIDAQPNMRAMMTRDADFFVPLNVRVQKARRVGADLFVSIHADAFTTPDAKGSSVFALSEHGASSAAARWMANKENSSDQIGGINIKSADATVNRALFDMSTTAQIRDSMRYGNFVLKEIGGINKLHKGSVEQAGFAVLKAPDIPSILVETAFISNPDEERRLNDDAYRDKMADAIMTGIKRYFAANPPLAKSRMT; encoded by the coding sequence ATGTCTCGAAAGATGTTGATCAAACCGTTCCGCTCGATCGAATCGGCGGCCACCGCAACGCATAACTGGCGGCGCCGGCAGATTCTGCGCGCGGGTGCGTCCACGCTCGTGCTCGGCCTCGTCGCGCCGCGTCTCGCGTGGGCGAGTTCGGTGCTCGGCGTGCGGGTCTGGCCGGCGCGCGACTACACGCGCGTGACGATCGAATCCGATCAGCCTCTGCAGAACGCACAGCAGTTGCTGCAGGGACCCGACCGGCTGGTGGTCGATCTGAGCGGCCTCGATCTGGACCAGGCGCTCAAGGATCTCGTCTCGAAGATCACGCCGAACGATCCGCAGATTCAATCGGTGCGCGTCGGGCAATATCAGCCGCATGTGGTGCGCATGGTGTTCGACCTGAAGGGCTCGGTGAAGCCGCAGGTGTTCACGCTGCCGCCGGTCGGCGCGTACAAGTACCGGCTGGTGTTCGACCTGTACCCCGCGGTCGCACCTGATCCGTTGATGGATCTGCTCGCGCAGACAGAACGCAAGCAACAGACGCTGAACGAAGAGAATAGCGCGCCGCCGCCTGCCACGCTGAGCGGCCCCGGCACTACGCCGCCCACCGCCGACAACAGTGAGGCGTTCTTCGAGCGTTACGCGCAGAACAGCGGCAGCGGGTCCGCGCCGAGCGTGCCGCGTCCGACCGCGCACGTCACGCCAACGCCCGCTCCGCCGATCCTCGGCAAGCCCGCCACGCCGACGGCACCGGTGGCGCCGCCCACGGCCATCGCACGCAACAAAGGCAACAGTGGCAACAGTGGCAACAGCGCCAGCACGCTGGGCGCGGACGACGCCGCCAGCGACGATACCTACGCGTTCACCACGCCCAAGTCCGGCAAGAGCAACACGGTGCGTCTGTTGACCGTCGCGATCGACCCCGGTCACGGCGGCGAAGATCCGGGCGCGATCGGCGGCTCGGGCACGTATGAGAAACACGTCGCGCTGGACATCGCGAAGAAGTTGCGCGCGAAGATCGACGCGCAACCGAACATGCGCGCCATGATGACGCGCGACGCCGACTTCTTCGTGCCGCTGAACGTGCGCGTACAGAAGGCGCGGCGCGTCGGCGCGGACCTGTTCGTGTCGATCCATGCCGACGCGTTCACCACGCCCGACGCGAAGGGCTCGTCGGTGTTCGCGCTGTCCGAGCACGGCGCGTCGAGCGCCGCGGCGCGCTGGATGGCGAACAAGGAAAACTCGTCGGATCAGATCGGCGGGATCAACATCAAGTCCGCCGACGCTACCGTGAACCGCGCGCTGTTCGATATGTCAACCACCGCGCAGATTCGCGACTCCATGCGCTACGGCAACTTCGTGCTGAAGGAGATCGGCGGCATCAACAAGCTGCACAAGGGCTCGGTCGAACAGGCGGGGTTCGCGGTGCTGAAGGCGCCGGACATTCCGTCGATCCTCGTGGAGACGGCGTTCATCAGCAACCCGGACGAAGAGCGCCGCCTGAACGACGACGCGTATCGCGACAAAATGGCCGACGCGATCATGACCGGCATCAAGCGCTATTTCGCGGCGAATCCGCCGCTCGCGAAAAGCCGCATGACGTGA
- a CDS encoding O-acetylserine/cysteine exporter encodes MSPRDLLLALVVVVAWGVNFVVIKVGLHGVPPMLLGALRFTLAAVPAVFFIKRPKLPWRWLLAYGATISFGQFAFLFSAMYVGMPAGLASLVLQAQAFFTLIFAAIFLHERFRLPNVAGLAIAAAGLAVIGMQGGRAMTLAGFVLTLCAACSWALGNIVTKKVGKVDLVGLVVWGSLIPPLPFFALSYAFEGPQRIVAALAGISAMSIFAIVYLAFIATLLGYGLWSRLLSRYPASQVAPFSLLVPIVGLASASLFLDEQLSAAQIGGALLVMAGLAVNVFGGWVVQRFSPARRATGASD; translated from the coding sequence ATGTCGCCCAGGGACTTGCTGCTCGCGCTGGTCGTCGTCGTGGCGTGGGGCGTCAACTTCGTCGTGATCAAAGTCGGCCTGCATGGCGTGCCGCCGATGCTGCTCGGCGCGCTGCGCTTCACGCTCGCCGCGGTGCCGGCGGTGTTTTTCATCAAGCGGCCCAAACTGCCGTGGCGCTGGCTGCTCGCCTATGGCGCGACGATCTCGTTCGGGCAGTTCGCTTTTCTGTTTTCGGCCATGTATGTCGGCATGCCCGCCGGACTCGCGTCGCTGGTGTTGCAGGCGCAGGCGTTTTTTACGCTGATCTTCGCGGCCATCTTCCTGCATGAGCGGTTCCGCTTGCCGAATGTCGCGGGATTGGCGATCGCGGCGGCCGGGCTTGCCGTGATCGGCATGCAGGGGGGCCGTGCCATGACGCTGGCCGGTTTCGTCCTCACGCTGTGCGCCGCGTGTTCATGGGCGCTCGGCAACATCGTCACGAAGAAGGTCGGCAAGGTCGATCTCGTCGGACTCGTGGTGTGGGGCAGCCTGATCCCGCCGCTGCCGTTTTTCGCGCTGTCGTACGCGTTCGAGGGCCCGCAGCGGATCGTCGCGGCGCTCGCCGGCATCAGCGCGATGTCGATTTTCGCGATCGTGTATCTCGCGTTCATTGCCACGCTGCTCGGGTACGGGTTGTGGAGCCGACTGCTGTCGCGCTACCCGGCAAGCCAGGTCGCGCCGTTTTCGCTGCTGGTGCCGATCGTCGGGCTCGCGTCGGCGTCGCTGTTTCTCGATGAGCAACTGTCTGCGGCGCAGATCGGCGGTGCGTTGCTGGTGATGGCGGGGTTGGCCGTGAATGTGTTCGGCGGCTGGGTCGTGCAGCGGTTTTCACCGGCGCGTCGGGCAACCGGCGCGTCCGATTGA
- a CDS encoding pirin family protein produces the protein MSSSIKAVLKPHLRDVGNLTVRRVLPAMQARLIGPFIFFDHMGPATLEPGVGLDVRPHPHIGLATVTYLFEGAVMHRDSLGSAQKIVPGDVNWMTAGRGIVHSERTPDEDRASGLTMHGIQTWVALPLEDEEIEPSFAHHAANTLPVVERNGVTLRVIAGTAFGATSPVATFSGTLYVAGEFAPGSAFALEPEHEERGVYLVDGDLEIDGTPLEAAQMAVLALDETVTLASTHGARVMLLGGEKLDGERFIEWNFVASSREKIEAAKLAWTHQEMGKVPGETEWIPLPQRK, from the coding sequence ATGTCTTCCTCGATCAAAGCAGTCCTCAAGCCGCATCTGCGCGACGTCGGCAATCTGACCGTGCGGCGCGTGCTGCCGGCCATGCAGGCGCGCCTGATCGGCCCGTTCATCTTCTTCGACCACATGGGCCCGGCCACCCTCGAACCCGGCGTCGGCCTCGACGTGCGGCCGCATCCGCATATCGGCCTCGCCACGGTGACCTATCTGTTCGAAGGGGCGGTCATGCATCGCGACAGCCTGGGCTCGGCGCAGAAGATCGTCCCCGGCGACGTCAACTGGATGACAGCCGGGCGCGGCATTGTCCACTCCGAGCGCACGCCGGACGAGGATCGCGCGAGCGGCCTGACCATGCACGGCATTCAGACCTGGGTCGCCCTGCCGCTCGAAGACGAAGAGATCGAGCCGTCGTTCGCGCATCACGCGGCGAACACGCTGCCGGTGGTCGAGCGCAACGGCGTCACGCTGCGGGTGATCGCGGGCACGGCTTTCGGTGCAACCTCGCCGGTCGCGACGTTCTCCGGCACGCTGTATGTCGCCGGCGAATTCGCGCCGGGCAGCGCCTTCGCGCTCGAACCGGAACACGAGGAACGCGGCGTCTATCTCGTGGACGGCGATCTGGAAATCGACGGCACGCCGCTCGAAGCCGCTCAGATGGCCGTGCTCGCGCTCGACGAAACGGTCACGCTGGCGAGCACCCACGGCGCGCGCGTCATGCTGCTCGGCGGCGAGAAGCTGGATGGCGAGCGCTTTATCGAGTGGAATTTCGTCGCCAGTTCGCGCGAGAAAATCGAAGCCGCGAAGCTGGCGTGGACCCATCAGGAAATGGGCAAGGTGCCGGGCGAAACCGAATGGATTCCGCTACCCCAGCGCAAATGA
- the trxA gene encoding thioredoxin: MDTTLATFEQDVITASTLAPVLVDFWAPWCGPCKTLGPMLEKLEAEAAGKWKLVKVNVDENQELAAHFQVRSIPHVMAFADGRPVDQFVGVLPEGQLREFIERLVPQGADAARLEAQTALAEGRREDAYDALQAALAYDPGFDEARMDRIEMLLEDNRIDEARNEVDLLSPKTTQGIDARFNAIKTRLDAVDAAAALPPTDALEAKVAADPTDLEARFDLASAFIARLKYAEALEQLLAIVQRDRAFRDDIGRKTMLSVFDLAAHQPELVSQWRRKLSASLF, encoded by the coding sequence ATGGACACCACTCTGGCCACTTTCGAACAGGACGTCATCACGGCGTCGACACTGGCCCCCGTGCTGGTCGATTTCTGGGCGCCCTGGTGCGGCCCCTGCAAGACCCTCGGCCCGATGCTCGAAAAGCTCGAAGCCGAAGCCGCCGGCAAATGGAAGCTGGTGAAGGTCAACGTAGACGAGAACCAGGAACTGGCCGCGCACTTCCAGGTGCGCAGCATTCCGCACGTCATGGCATTCGCCGACGGGCGGCCGGTCGATCAGTTCGTCGGCGTGCTGCCTGAAGGTCAGTTGCGCGAATTTATCGAGCGGCTCGTGCCGCAAGGCGCGGATGCCGCGCGTCTGGAGGCGCAAACCGCGCTCGCCGAAGGCCGCCGCGAAGATGCCTACGACGCGCTGCAAGCCGCCCTCGCCTACGACCCGGGTTTCGACGAAGCGCGCATGGACCGCATTGAAATGCTGCTCGAAGACAACCGTATCGACGAAGCCCGCAACGAAGTCGATCTGCTGTCGCCGAAAACGACGCAAGGTATCGACGCGCGCTTCAACGCGATCAAGACGCGTCTCGACGCGGTGGACGCCGCCGCGGCCTTGCCGCCGACCGATGCGCTGGAAGCGAAGGTCGCCGCCGACCCAACCGATCTCGAAGCGCGCTTCGATCTGGCCAGCGCGTTCATCGCCCGCCTCAAGTATGCGGAAGCGCTCGAACAGTTGCTTGCGATCGTGCAGCGCGACCGCGCGTTCCGCGACGATATCGGCCGTAAGACCATGCTGTCGGTGTTCGATCTGGCCGCGCATCAGCCGGAGCTGGTGTCGCAATGGCGGCGCAAGCTGAGCGCCTCGCTGTTCTGA
- the tcdA gene encoding tRNA cyclic N6-threonylcarbamoyladenosine(37) synthase TcdA, with amino-acid sequence MSSTTAPSDLTTSLDGSETADRERRFGGIARLYGAPALAAFEGAHVAVIGIGGVGSWVAEALARSAVGTLTLIDLDNVAESNTNRQIHALDGNYGKPKVEAMAERIAAINPFCDVRLIEDFVEPDNFEATLGGGFDYVVDAIDSVRTKTALIAWCVEKKQPLITVGGAGGQLDPTRIRIDDLALTIQDPLLSKVRGQLRKQHGFPRGPKAKFKVSAVYSDEPLIYPEAAVCDIDMEAEHVSTSPGHTGPVGLNCAGFGSSVCVTASFGFAAAAHVLRALAKQATA; translated from the coding sequence ATGTCCAGCACCACCGCGCCATCCGATCTTACTACCAGCCTCGACGGGAGTGAAACCGCCGACCGCGAGCGGCGCTTCGGCGGCATTGCCCGCCTGTACGGCGCACCGGCGCTCGCTGCGTTCGAAGGCGCGCACGTGGCGGTGATCGGCATTGGCGGGGTCGGGTCGTGGGTGGCCGAGGCGCTCGCGCGCAGCGCGGTCGGCACGCTGACGCTGATCGATCTCGACAACGTCGCCGAGAGCAACACTAACCGGCAGATCCACGCACTCGACGGCAACTACGGGAAACCGAAGGTCGAAGCAATGGCGGAACGCATCGCGGCGATCAATCCGTTTTGCGACGTGCGCCTGATCGAAGACTTCGTCGAGCCGGACAATTTCGAGGCTACGCTCGGCGGCGGCTTCGATTACGTGGTCGATGCGATTGACAGCGTGCGCACCAAGACGGCGTTGATCGCATGGTGTGTGGAAAAGAAACAGCCGTTGATCACGGTCGGCGGCGCGGGCGGCCAGCTCGATCCGACGCGCATTCGCATCGACGATCTCGCGCTGACCATTCAAGACCCGTTGTTGTCGAAAGTGCGCGGACAACTGCGCAAACAGCACGGCTTTCCGCGCGGGCCGAAGGCGAAGTTCAAGGTGAGCGCGGTGTATTCCGACGAGCCGTTGATCTACCCGGAAGCCGCCGTCTGCGATATAGACATGGAAGCCGAGCACGTGAGCACGTCGCCGGGTCACACGGGACCGGTCGGTTTGAACTGTGCGGGCTTCGGTTCGAGCGTGTGCGTGACGGCGAGCTTTGGCTTTGCCGCGGCTGCGCATGTGCTGCGGGCGTTGGCGAAGCAGGCGACGGCTTGA
- the pdxH gene encoding pyridoxamine 5'-phosphate oxidase: MTSLAELRKNYSLGSLDVGDVDRNPFRQFDMWFKQAVDAQLPEPNTMTVATVDSRGRPSARIVLIKGVDERGFVFFTNYESRKGRELAANPYASLLFYWIELERQVRVEGRIVKTSAEESDGYFESRPLGSRIGAWASNQSQVIESRSQLETREREFSLLYGDQPPRPPHWGGYRLVPEAIEFWQGRPSRLHDRLLYTRSDEQSDWQISRLSP; the protein is encoded by the coding sequence ATGACCTCACTCGCCGAACTTCGAAAAAACTATTCGCTGGGTTCTTTGGACGTCGGCGATGTCGACCGCAACCCGTTTCGTCAATTCGACATGTGGTTCAAACAGGCGGTAGACGCCCAACTGCCCGAACCGAATACCATGACGGTGGCCACGGTCGACTCGCGCGGCCGGCCATCGGCGCGCATCGTGCTGATCAAAGGCGTCGATGAGCGCGGCTTTGTGTTCTTCACCAATTACGAGAGCCGTAAAGGCCGCGAACTGGCGGCCAATCCCTACGCCAGCCTGCTGTTCTACTGGATCGAACTGGAGCGCCAGGTGCGCGTAGAGGGACGCATCGTCAAGACCAGTGCGGAAGAAAGCGATGGCTATTTCGAGTCGCGCCCGCTCGGTTCACGTATCGGTGCGTGGGCATCCAATCAGAGTCAGGTAATTGAAAGCCGTTCGCAGCTCGAAACACGCGAACGCGAATTCAGCCTGTTATACGGCGATCAGCCGCCGCGTCCGCCACACTGGGGCGGCTATCGTTTGGTACCCGAAGCAATCGAGTTCTGGCAAGGCCGGCCGTCGCGTCTGCACGACCGCTTGCTCTACACCCGATCGGACGAACAGAGCGACTGGCAAATCTCCCGCCTGTCGCCTTGA
- a CDS encoding SAM-dependent methyltransferase, giving the protein MFWEKKLAQWVEDVKTKANVPARLVLWDGQQHDFGQFAAPQVTLHVKSATALPYLLEPSLDNLGEAYVKGKIDIEGKLSDIINVGYQLARNTVTSAGKLARVRRYFSHSKASDKKAIQYHYDVSNEFYKLWLDENMVYSCAYFENGDEDLATAQIKKIDHILTKIQLQPGQRLLDIGCGWGALVLRAAQKFGAKCVGVTLSQNQFDLATARVKAAGLEGQIEIRLQDYRDVEGQFDRITSVGMFEHVGRKNLPGYFEKIRDLLVDDGVAMNHGITSSDSDSGETALGGGEFIDRYVFPDGELPHISLALEAMQRGGLEAVDVESLRRHYAHTLDIWADNFETHADEARKLVDDEKFRIWRVYLAGCAYAFENDDVSIYQVVCRKAGRSAKTLPWSRRYMYDKPL; this is encoded by the coding sequence ATGTTCTGGGAGAAGAAGCTGGCGCAGTGGGTGGAAGATGTAAAAACCAAGGCTAACGTTCCAGCACGCCTCGTGCTGTGGGACGGTCAGCAACATGACTTCGGGCAGTTCGCCGCGCCCCAGGTCACGCTACATGTCAAAAGCGCCACGGCGCTGCCGTATCTGCTCGAACCGAGCCTCGACAATCTCGGCGAGGCGTACGTGAAGGGCAAGATCGACATCGAGGGCAAGCTGTCGGACATCATCAACGTCGGCTACCAGTTGGCGCGCAACACCGTCACCAGCGCGGGCAAGCTGGCGCGCGTGCGGCGCTACTTCAGTCATTCGAAGGCGTCGGACAAGAAGGCGATCCAGTATCACTACGACGTCTCGAACGAGTTCTACAAGCTGTGGCTCGACGAGAACATGGTGTACTCGTGCGCCTACTTCGAGAACGGCGACGAAGATCTCGCCACCGCGCAGATCAAGAAGATCGACCACATCCTCACCAAGATCCAGTTGCAGCCGGGGCAGCGCCTGCTCGATATCGGCTGCGGCTGGGGCGCGCTCGTCCTGCGCGCGGCGCAGAAGTTCGGCGCGAAGTGTGTGGGCGTGACGCTCTCGCAGAATCAATTCGACCTCGCCACCGCGCGTGTGAAAGCCGCGGGCCTGGAAGGCCAGATCGAGATTCGTCTGCAGGATTACCGCGACGTCGAAGGGCAATTCGATCGCATTACGAGCGTCGGCATGTTCGAGCACGTCGGCCGCAAGAATCTGCCGGGCTACTTCGAGAAGATTCGCGATCTGCTGGTCGACGACGGCGTCGCCATGAATCACGGTATTACGTCGAGCGATTCGGACAGCGGCGAGACGGCACTCGGCGGCGGCGAATTCATCGACCGTTATGTGTTCCCGGACGGCGAACTGCCGCATATCAGCCTCGCGCTCGAAGCCATGCAGCGCGGCGGGCTCGAAGCAGTTGACGTCGAAAGCCTGCGCCGTCACTATGCGCACACGCTGGACATCTGGGCGGATAATTTCGAAACACACGCGGACGAAGCCCGCAAACTGGTCGACGACGAAAAATTCCGCATCTGGCGCGTTTATCTCGCGGGTTGCGCCTACGCGTTCGAGAACGACGACGTCTCCATCTACCAGGTGGTGTGCCGCAAAGCCGGCCGCAGCGCGAAAACCCTGCCGTGGTCGCGCCGCTATATGTACGACAAGCCGCTGTAA
- a CDS encoding DUF72 domain-containing protein has protein sequence MDQSRTSEVEQPEVEQPVEGEADVAGKAVQFDLFGMPVETPPPKDEARINPSRSKSATTLSQPDDAGAAPEADTATVPAVTKKRRAREILAAPPSPELLALAAELPPQIHLGTSTWSFPGWNGIVYGDEYSNSKLSREGLTAYGAHPLLKTVSIDRSFYQVLTVTEYLRYAQQVPEHFRFIVKAPMTITDATVRAERGEPVSMNPCFLNAQMAIDDFVTPCLEGLGAKAGALVFQLSPLPDQMLAHPAAFIERLAEFLAALPKLPDGTCYAIEIRDASLLTPRFIRTLKTAGVRYCVGIHARMPDPLRQAAALALLDGEPAGPLIVRWSLHGGFKYEQAKAKYEPFNQLVDQDPATRASLAELAARYALAGQPVVIAINNKAEGSAPLSCVELARAIIEAYARLAHEHEHDHEPPPADENESPPHPDAYEGTSPRRLPC, from the coding sequence ATGGACCAGAGCAGGACAAGCGAAGTTGAACAGCCCGAAGTTGAACAGCCGGTAGAAGGCGAGGCTGACGTTGCGGGCAAAGCCGTGCAGTTCGATCTGTTCGGCATGCCGGTGGAAACGCCGCCGCCGAAGGACGAGGCCCGGATCAACCCGTCACGTTCGAAGAGCGCCACCACCCTATCGCAACCGGACGACGCCGGTGCCGCGCCTGAAGCCGACACCGCGACCGTCCCCGCCGTCACCAAAAAGCGCCGCGCCCGGGAAATCCTCGCCGCCCCGCCCTCGCCCGAACTGCTCGCACTCGCGGCCGAACTGCCGCCGCAAATTCATCTCGGCACCTCGACGTGGTCGTTTCCGGGCTGGAACGGCATCGTCTATGGCGACGAATACAGCAACAGCAAGCTCTCGCGCGAAGGCCTCACGGCCTACGGCGCGCATCCGCTGCTCAAGACGGTCAGCATAGACCGGTCGTTTTATCAGGTGCTCACGGTCACCGAGTATTTGCGCTACGCGCAGCAAGTGCCCGAGCACTTCCGCTTCATCGTCAAGGCGCCGATGACGATCACCGACGCCACCGTGCGCGCCGAACGCGGCGAGCCGGTCTCGATGAACCCGTGTTTTCTGAACGCGCAAATGGCGATCGACGACTTCGTCACGCCTTGTCTCGAAGGCCTCGGCGCCAAGGCCGGCGCGCTGGTGTTCCAGCTTTCGCCGCTGCCGGATCAAATGCTCGCACATCCGGCGGCATTCATCGAACGGCTGGCCGAATTCCTCGCGGCCTTGCCGAAGCTGCCGGACGGCACCTGCTACGCGATCGAAATCCGCGATGCGAGCCTGCTCACGCCGCGCTTCATCCGCACACTCAAAACGGCGGGCGTGCGCTATTGCGTGGGAATTCACGCCCGCATGCCCGACCCGCTGCGCCAGGCCGCAGCGCTCGCGCTGCTGGACGGCGAGCCGGCCGGACCGTTGATCGTACGCTGGAGTCTGCACGGCGGCTTCAAATACGAACAGGCAAAGGCCAAGTACGAGCCGTTCAACCAGCTGGTCGATCAGGATCCGGCGACCCGTGCTTCACTCGCCGAACTGGCCGCGCGCTACGCGCTGGCCGGCCAGCCGGTGGTGATTGCGATCAACAACAAGGCGGAAGGCTCGGCGCCGCTGAGTTGTGTGGAGTTGGCGCGCGCAATCATCGAGGCGTATGCGCGGCTGGCTCATGAACACGAGCACGACCATGAGCCCCCGCCGGCCGACGAGAACGAGAGCCCGCCTCACCCCGACGCCTATGAAGGAACCTCACCCAGACGCTTGCCGTGTTAG
- the msrA gene encoding peptide-methionine (S)-S-oxide reductase MsrA: MSQTGEVATLGGGCFWCLEAVYLGVEGVNAVESGYAGGQTRQPTYEDVCDGETGHAEVVNVDFDPAKISYREILDIFFAIHDPTQLNRQGNDVGTQYRSVIFTHSDAQREIALQAIREIGEQQIYDGQIVTQVLPLDGNYWPAEAYHQNYFAHHPNQGYCSFVVAPKVAKFRQKFAHRIKAS, encoded by the coding sequence ATGAGTCAGACAGGCGAAGTCGCCACTCTCGGCGGCGGTTGTTTCTGGTGCCTCGAAGCGGTGTATCTGGGCGTCGAAGGCGTGAACGCGGTGGAGTCGGGCTACGCGGGCGGCCAGACCCGGCAGCCGACTTACGAAGACGTGTGCGACGGCGAAACGGGCCACGCGGAAGTCGTGAACGTCGACTTCGATCCGGCGAAGATCAGCTATCGCGAGATTCTCGACATCTTCTTTGCGATCCACGATCCGACGCAGTTGAACCGGCAAGGCAACGACGTCGGCACGCAATACCGCTCGGTGATCTTTACGCATTCCGACGCGCAGCGGGAGATCGCGCTGCAGGCGATCCGCGAGATTGGCGAACAGCAGATTTACGACGGCCAGATCGTCACCCAGGTGCTGCCGCTGGACGGCAACTACTGGCCCGCCGAGGCTTATCACCAGAACTATTTTGCGCACCATCCGAATCAGGGATATTGCTCGTTCGTGGTGGCGCCGAAGGTGGCGAAGTTTCGTCAGAAGTTTGCTCACCGGATCAAGGCGAGCTAA
- a CDS encoding flavin reductase family protein has translation MKRASPPNFDQSAFKQALSQFATGVTVITTRAASGQLIGITASSFNSVSLNPPLVLWSLATRSASMPVFRANSHYVVNVLAASQLDLCKRFATVKGDRFEGVSHAQGDTGMPVLDGALAWFECHNRSRYEEGDHVIFVGEVERCGVHENAAGISPLVFQNGQFHGLKPL, from the coding sequence ATGAAGCGCGCCAGCCCGCCCAACTTCGACCAGAGCGCCTTTAAACAGGCGCTCAGCCAATTCGCCACCGGCGTCACCGTCATTACAACGCGCGCGGCGTCCGGCCAATTGATCGGCATCACGGCCAGCTCGTTCAATTCGGTTTCGCTCAATCCGCCGCTGGTGTTATGGAGCCTTGCCACACGCTCGGCGTCCATGCCCGTGTTCCGCGCGAACAGCCATTACGTGGTCAATGTGCTGGCCGCCTCGCAACTCGATCTGTGCAAGCGCTTTGCGACCGTGAAGGGCGACCGCTTCGAAGGCGTGTCGCATGCGCAAGGCGACACCGGCATGCCGGTGCTGGACGGTGCGCTCGCCTGGTTCGAATGCCATAACCGCAGCCGTTACGAAGAAGGCGACCACGTGATTTTCGTCGGCGAAGTGGAGCGCTGCGGCGTGCACGAAAATGCCGCCGGAATCTCGCCTCTGGTGTTTCAGAACGGCCAGTTTCACGGACTCAAGCCGCTTTGA
- a CDS encoding Lrp/AsnC family transcriptional regulator, whose amino-acid sequence MNAISLDATDCRILTVLQQEGRISNLDLAERISLSPSACLRRLRLLEEQGVIEHYRACLNREVLGFELEAFVQVSMRNDQENWHERFAEAVRDWPEVVGAFVVTGETHYLLRVLAHNLKHYSDFVLQRLYKAPGVMDIRSNIVLQTLKEDSGVPVSLVKKASGHGAAHNDR is encoded by the coding sequence ATGAACGCGATCTCGCTCGACGCCACCGATTGCCGTATCTTGACGGTGCTTCAGCAAGAAGGACGGATCAGCAATCTCGACCTCGCGGAGCGCATCTCGCTCTCGCCGTCAGCTTGTCTGCGACGCCTGCGCCTGCTCGAAGAGCAGGGTGTCATCGAACATTACCGCGCGTGTCTGAACCGCGAAGTGTTGGGATTTGAACTGGAAGCGTTCGTGCAGGTGTCCATGCGCAACGACCAGGAGAATTGGCACGAGCGCTTTGCGGAAGCGGTGCGCGACTGGCCGGAAGTGGTCGGCGCGTTCGTCGTGACCGGCGAGACTCACTATCTGCTGCGAGTTCTCGCGCACAACCTCAAGCACTATTCGGATTTCGTGCTGCAGCGGCTCTACAAGGCGCCGGGCGTGATGGATATTCGTTCGAATATCGTGCTGCAGACACTCAAGGAAGATTCGGGCGTGCCCGTGTCGTTAGTGAAGAAAGCCAGCGGGCACGGCGCCGCGCACAACGATCGCTGA
- the kynB gene encoding arylformamidase, producing MRTLWDITPAVDAATPVWPGDTPVGIERVWRMEAGSPVNVARLTLSPHTGAHTDAPLHYDAEGAAIGEVPLDAYLGRCRVIHCIGASPVVTPQHLTCSLDDLPPRVLLRTYRNAPTTVWDSGFCAVAPDTIDLLASRGVKLIGIDTPSLDPQESRTMDAHHRIRAHRMAILEGIVLDDVAAGDYELIALPLKLTTLDASPVRAILRTLPESH from the coding sequence ATGCGAACACTTTGGGACATCACACCCGCCGTCGATGCCGCCACGCCCGTGTGGCCAGGCGACACGCCGGTGGGTATCGAGCGCGTATGGCGCATGGAGGCGGGCTCGCCCGTCAATGTGGCGCGGCTCACGCTGTCGCCGCACACCGGCGCGCACACCGATGCCCCGCTTCACTACGACGCCGAAGGCGCCGCGATCGGCGAAGTGCCGCTCGATGCCTACCTCGGCCGATGCCGCGTGATTCATTGCATCGGCGCATCACCTGTTGTGACGCCACAACACTTGACCTGTTCGCTCGATGACCTGCCGCCGAGAGTCTTACTGCGCACTTACAGAAACGCGCCGACCACCGTCTGGGACAGCGGGTTCTGCGCGGTCGCGCCGGACACCATCGATCTGCTGGCGTCGCGAGGGGTGAAGCTGATCGGCATCGACACACCGTCGCTCGACCCGCAGGAATCGAGGACGATGGACGCTCACCACCGCATCCGTGCGCATCGCATGGCGATTCTCGAGGGCATCGTGCTCGACGACGTCGCCGCGGGCGACTACGAACTGATCGCGCTGCCGCTCAAGCTGACCACACTCGACGCAAGCCCGGTGCGCGCGATATTGCGCACACTACCCGAGTCTCACTGA